A part of Candidatus Stoquefichus sp. SB1 genomic DNA contains:
- a CDS encoding LacI family DNA-binding transcriptional regulator, whose protein sequence is MATLKDIAKLAGVSSASVSRILNNDPTLNVPLETKQRVFHAAQELGYQKKKKKFDDNVMSVGIIQWFSPIQETEDPYYLSIRQGVEEFCFQNKIAIKRAFQTDIDYLASLEGVEGLICIGKYSHEDMDTFRNLCPNLIYLDMNIDPIHECSIVLDFKNAMKSVIQYLSQLQHRTIGYLGGLEYTGQELYPDVRKKYFIRFCEEEHIDFQDYIIEDAFSIESGFNMMSELIQKNKIPSALFAASDPIAIGAMRALNQNGIRIPEDISIIGFDNINTANYTSPPLTTIFAPTFDMGYMGARMIYDAFQRNENISPVRIQMPCFLIERESCQKRDL, encoded by the coding sequence ATGGCAACACTCAAAGATATTGCTAAACTGGCAGGTGTCTCAAGTGCTAGTGTTTCAAGAATCTTAAACAATGACCCTACGCTCAATGTCCCACTTGAAACAAAACAGCGTGTTTTTCATGCCGCACAAGAACTAGGTTATCAAAAGAAAAAAAAGAAATTCGATGACAATGTCATGAGCGTTGGAATTATCCAATGGTTTTCACCTATTCAGGAAACTGAGGATCCTTATTATTTATCGATTAGACAAGGGGTTGAAGAATTCTGTTTTCAAAATAAAATTGCTATTAAAAGAGCATTTCAAACTGATATAGATTATCTTGCTTCTTTAGAAGGGGTTGAAGGTTTAATCTGTATTGGTAAATATAGTCATGAGGATATGGATACTTTTCGAAATTTATGTCCAAATTTAATTTATTTAGATATGAATATTGATCCTATTCATGAATGTAGTATTGTCTTAGATTTTAAAAATGCAATGAAATCAGTGATTCAATATCTTTCTCAATTACAGCATCGAACAATCGGCTATTTAGGAGGACTCGAATATACTGGTCAAGAACTGTATCCTGATGTTCGTAAAAAATATTTTATACGTTTTTGTGAAGAAGAACATATTGATTTTCAAGATTATATTATAGAAGATGCTTTTTCAATAGAATCAGGCTTTAACATGATGAGTGAGCTGATTCAGAAAAATAAGATTCCTTCTGCTCTTTTTGCAGCAAGTGATCCCATTGCGATTGGTGCAATGCGTGCCTTAAATCAAAATGGTATACGGATTCCAGAAGATATTTCAATTATTGGTTTTGATAATATCAATACAGCAAATTATACCTCACCACCATTAACAACAATCTTTGCTCCAACTTTTGATATGGGATATATGGGGGCAAGAATGATATATGATGCATTTCAACGAAACGAAAATATTTCACCAGTACGTATTCAAATGCCTTGCTTCTTAATTGAACGTGAATCATGTCAAAAAAGAGACCTTTGA
- a CDS encoding DUF5662 family protein, translating to MKAIQHFKTITKHKIKVMQLCFRIGLYKQGLLHDMSKYSPCEFLTGVHYYQGDKSPNSAQREEEGYSIAWLHHKGRNKHHWEFWVDFTRQGLAPAKMPTRYVLEMFCDRIAASMTYQGKRYQDTFPLAYYERGKHTYIMHPQSRALLEDLLIHLHDNGLDATIDYINTYIQK from the coding sequence ATGAAAGCTATACAACATTTTAAAACAATAACAAAACATAAAATAAAAGTGATGCAACTATGTTTTCGCATAGGGCTTTATAAACAAGGCTTATTACATGATATGTCAAAATATTCACCTTGTGAATTTTTAACAGGTGTTCACTACTATCAGGGAGATAAATCTCCAAATTCAGCACAACGTGAGGAAGAAGGCTATTCGATTGCCTGGCTTCATCATAAAGGCCGCAATAAACATCATTGGGAATTTTGGGTTGATTTTACACGACAAGGATTAGCGCCTGCTAAAATGCCAACTCGTTATGTCCTAGAAATGTTTTGTGATCGCATTGCAGCCAGCATGACTTATCAAGGGAAACGTTATCAAGATACTTTTCCACTTGCCTATTATGAAAGAGGAAAGCATACATATATTATGCATCCGCAGTCACGAGCATTGTTAGAAGATTTATTGATCCATCTTCATGATAATGGATTAGATGCTACAATCGATTATATTAATACTTATATTCAAAAATGA
- a CDS encoding NAD(P)H-dependent glycerol-3-phosphate dehydrogenase, with protein MSKIAILGTGSWATGLARVLNDNGHAVMMYGIDQNEIDDINIRHCNYKYFKEVQLEESIVATLSLQEAIQDAQYILITIPTQFVRSTLEKVKPLLKNKVTVVNASKGFDMNTNMRISETIRSVFSNQEINPVVSLIGPSHAEEVVERILTAVCAVSLDETFAKDVQQLFSNHYFRVYTTTDEIGAEYGAAYKNVIAVASGIVAGLGYGDNTRAALITRGLHEMSLYGMIKGAKRETYFGLTGIGDLVVTCSSVHSRNFQAGFEIGQSNRAIDFMAHNTKTCEGVRTCKIIHDDVVSHDYGIETPIVDAVYSVLYENASPEETVASLMMRDLKAEQL; from the coding sequence ATGAGTAAAATAGCAATCTTAGGAACCGGAAGCTGGGCAACAGGCTTGGCACGTGTTCTTAATGATAATGGTCATGCTGTCATGATGTATGGAATTGATCAAAATGAGATAGATGATATTAATATTAGACATTGTAATTATAAATATTTTAAAGAGGTTCAATTAGAAGAAAGTATTGTTGCGACTTTATCTTTACAAGAAGCAATCCAAGACGCTCAATATATTTTAATTACTATTCCAACGCAATTTGTACGAAGTACTTTAGAAAAAGTTAAGCCTTTATTAAAAAATAAAGTCACAGTTGTCAATGCATCAAAAGGTTTTGATATGAATACCAATATGCGTATTTCAGAAACGATTAGAAGTGTTTTCTCAAATCAGGAAATCAATCCAGTTGTTTCATTAATTGGACCTTCCCATGCAGAAGAAGTTGTTGAAAGAATTTTAACAGCTGTTTGTGCTGTATCATTAGATGAAACATTTGCTAAAGATGTTCAGCAATTATTTTCTAATCATTATTTTAGAGTTTATACAACAACTGATGAAATTGGGGCTGAATATGGTGCAGCCTATAAAAATGTTATTGCTGTGGCATCAGGAATTGTGGCTGGATTAGGTTATGGCGATAATACCAGAGCTGCCCTAATTACGCGTGGATTACATGAAATGTCATTATATGGAATGATTAAAGGAGCAAAAAGAGAAACCTATTTTGGATTGACAGGTATTGGTGACTTGGTTGTAACATGCTCATCAGTTCATTCACGTAATTTTCAGGCTGGATTTGAAATTGGACAAAGTAATCGTGCCATCGATTTTATGGCTCATAATACCAAAACATGTGAAGGGGTAAGAACATGTAAAATTATTCATGATGATGTTGTGTCACATGATTATGGAATAGAGACACCAATTGTTGATGCTGTATACAGTGTACTTTATGAAAATGCTTCACCAGAAGAAACTGTAGCATCTTTAATGATGAGAGATTTAAAAGCTGAACAATTATAA
- a CDS encoding pseudouridine synthase yields the protein MERLQKAIAASGYTSRRKAEDLIRQGRVKVNGEVVSELGFKVKQGDLIMVDDKALEGENKVYYLFYKPQGCICTLSDELGRPTVIDYFNDVSERIYPVGRLDYDTTGVLLMSNDGEFANLMMHPSSHLEKVYEVTITGLVTGETLNKLEKGIYLEGVKTLPCKIRVVGKDVEHKTTMLMIKLVEGKNRQVKKMFESMGHRVKRLHRISVGNIQLKGLRPGEYRRLKPQEVKELKNMALAKKQNYHKK from the coding sequence ATGGAAAGACTACAAAAAGCAATAGCAGCGAGTGGATATACATCACGCAGAAAAGCGGAAGATCTTATTCGTCAAGGGAGAGTCAAAGTCAATGGTGAAGTCGTAAGTGAGCTAGGGTTTAAGGTGAAACAAGGTGATCTTATTATGGTGGATGACAAAGCATTAGAAGGAGAAAATAAAGTTTATTATTTATTTTATAAACCTCAAGGATGCATTTGTACACTCAGTGATGAGTTGGGTCGGCCAACAGTTATTGATTATTTTAATGATGTATCAGAACGTATTTATCCAGTTGGACGTTTAGATTATGATACAACAGGTGTTTTACTAATGAGTAATGATGGGGAGTTTGCTAATTTAATGATGCATCCTTCATCACATTTAGAAAAGGTTTATGAAGTGACAATCACTGGACTGGTAACTGGTGAAACATTAAATAAGTTAGAAAAAGGTATTTATTTGGAAGGTGTCAAAACATTACCATGTAAAATTAGAGTTGTTGGAAAAGATGTTGAACATAAAACAACAATGTTAATGATAAAATTAGTAGAAGGTAAAAATCGTCAGGTCAAGAAAATGTTTGAATCAATGGGACATCGTGTTAAAAGATTACACCGTATTTCTGTTGGAAATATTCAATTAAAAGGATTGAGACCAGGAGAATACCGAAGATTAAAACCACAAGAAGTCAAAGAACTTAAGAATATGGCATTGGCTAAAAAACAGAACTATCATAAAAAATAA
- the der gene encoding ribosome biogenesis GTPase Der translates to MIKGVLAIVGRANVGKSTIFNRIVGERVSIVEDVPGVTRDRIYANASWLTRDFRIIDTGGIEIEDASFTEQIRMQAEIAIEEADVILFVVNGREGITKEDVFVARMLQKSRKPIVLAVNKIDDQAFKDNIYDFYSLGVGEPIAVSGSHGIGIGDILDEIIKLMPETEDEHDEDEIRFSIIGRPNVGKSSLTNALLGEERVIVSDIEGTTRDAIDTAFEKDGQKYRVIDTAGMRKKGKIYENIEKYSILRALSAVEKSDVVLVVVDGAQGIIEQDKHVAGNAHEAGKAVILIVNKWDLVEKDEKTMQKMEKELREQFKYLDYAPIVFVSAKEHKRIGQLFPLIQEVYENNRKRVTTSVLNDVLIDAQAMNPTTTFNGGRLKIYYANQVSICPPTFVLFTNDPMYLHFSYKRYLENRLREAFGFEGTPIHIIARKRD, encoded by the coding sequence ATGATTAAAGGAGTATTAGCGATTGTTGGACGAGCGAATGTTGGGAAATCAACTATTTTTAATCGTATTGTCGGAGAAAGGGTTTCAATTGTTGAAGATGTACCAGGAGTGACACGTGATCGTATTTATGCCAATGCCTCTTGGCTAACACGTGATTTTCGAATTATTGATACAGGTGGTATTGAAATTGAGGATGCCTCTTTTACTGAACAAATTCGTATGCAGGCAGAAATTGCAATTGAAGAGGCAGATGTTATTTTGTTTGTTGTAAATGGTCGTGAAGGTATTACGAAAGAAGATGTGTTTGTTGCAAGAATGTTACAAAAATCAAGAAAACCAATTGTATTAGCTGTTAATAAAATTGACGATCAGGCTTTTAAAGATAATATATATGATTTTTATAGTTTAGGTGTAGGTGAACCGATTGCAGTTTCAGGAAGTCATGGAATTGGAATTGGTGATATTTTAGATGAAATTATTAAATTAATGCCTGAAACTGAAGATGAACATGATGAAGATGAAATTCGTTTTTCAATTATTGGTAGACCAAATGTAGGAAAATCATCTCTAACAAATGCCTTATTAGGTGAAGAACGTGTTATTGTTTCTGATATTGAAGGAACAACACGTGATGCGATTGATACGGCTTTTGAAAAAGATGGTCAAAAGTATCGTGTTATAGATACTGCTGGTATGCGTAAAAAAGGAAAAATTTATGAAAATATAGAGAAATATTCGATTTTACGTGCTTTATCAGCCGTTGAAAAAAGTGATGTTGTTTTGGTTGTTGTTGATGGGGCTCAAGGGATTATCGAACAAGATAAACATGTTGCAGGAAATGCTCATGAAGCAGGTAAGGCGGTCATTTTGATTGTCAATAAGTGGGATTTGGTTGAAAAAGATGAGAAAACAATGCAAAAGATGGAAAAAGAATTGCGAGAGCAATTTAAGTATTTGGATTATGCACCCATTGTTTTTGTGTCTGCTAAAGAGCATAAACGAATTGGCCAATTGTTTCCGCTCATTCAGGAAGTTTATGAAAATAATCGTAAACGTGTAACAACAAGTGTCCTTAATGATGTTTTAATTGATGCACAAGCGATGAACCCAACCACAACATTTAATGGCGGACGATTAAAAATATATTATGCTAATCAGGTGAGTATTTGTCCACCAACATTTGTTTTATTTACGAATGATCCAATGTATTTGCATTTTAGTTATAAACGTTATCTTGAAAACAGATTACGCGAAGCTTTTGGATTTGAAGGTACACCAATCCATATCATAGCAAGAAAGAGGGATTAA
- a CDS encoding spore maturation protein B: MNKVIIIFLLIVFIDGLIKKCHLFELFIDGVKDALTLIKPIFTTLMAFMLFVQLLRSSGCIDVLSALFQPIIQTLQIPIDIFVLGLLRPISANASLSFLYSFYEVFGVDHPLSLLATLIQSGSDTTMYVVALYFSSIQMKKTSYALWVGLLMDFLSVLFAITIYLKMFV, from the coding sequence ATGAATAAGGTTATTATTATATTTTTGCTTATAGTCTTTATTGATGGACTTATCAAAAAATGTCATCTTTTTGAATTGTTTATTGACGGAGTCAAAGATGCTCTTACATTGATTAAACCAATTTTTACAACTTTGATGGCCTTTATGTTATTTGTACAATTATTAAGAAGTAGTGGATGTATTGATGTTTTAAGTGCATTATTTCAACCGATTATTCAAACCCTTCAAATTCCTATAGATATTTTTGTTTTAGGACTATTGCGTCCAATTAGTGCAAATGCTTCGCTTTCTTTTTTATATTCTTTTTATGAAGTTTTTGGGGTTGATCATCCTTTAAGTTTATTAGCAACATTGATTCAAAGTGGAAGTGATACAACAATGTATGTTGTCGCTTTATATTTTTCTTCTATTCAAATGAAAAAAACAAGTTATGCTTTATGGGTAGGCTTATTAATGGATTTTTTATCCGTTCTTTTTGCAATCACAATATATTTAAAAATGTTTGTGTAA
- a CDS encoding D-alanyl-D-alanine carboxypeptidase family protein produces MKKWLSVLCFLLCLTPVKAVNFQGKAYIVMDSYNQTVLEGQNQNAVQSVASISKIMTAIVAIENGQLDDEYEIGEEVNEAWGSGVYIHIGDRINLRDLLHGLLLRSGNDAANVIAKNIGGDIETFVKMMNEKAQELKMTQSHFSNPTGLDEEDDGNQSTVYDMALLMSYCSQNPIFNDIVMKETYLREDGGGTWHNKNRLLNEYEYCVGGKTGFTKKAKRTLVTRAVKNDISLIIVTFNCGNDFEFHKDKYEECFEKYQNILVLPKGIYQYHGHSFLIDQDLYYCGNEAVKASMIGNQDSLKVYVSKQQIYEVKKEAGLQTILRYWMILLGEFVNG; encoded by the coding sequence ATGAAAAAATGGTTAAGTGTACTTTGTTTTTTATTATGTTTAACACCCGTTAAAGCAGTCAATTTTCAAGGAAAAGCATATATCGTGATGGATTCTTATAATCAAACTGTTTTAGAGGGACAAAATCAAAATGCGGTTCAAAGTGTAGCATCAATATCTAAAATTATGACAGCCATTGTTGCTATTGAAAATGGACAACTTGATGATGAATATGAAATTGGTGAAGAAGTGAATGAGGCTTGGGGAAGTGGGGTCTATATACATATTGGAGACCGCATTAATTTAAGAGATCTTTTACATGGATTGCTATTAAGAAGTGGCAATGATGCTGCTAATGTCATTGCCAAGAATATTGGTGGGGATATTGAAACTTTTGTGAAAATGATGAATGAAAAAGCTCAGGAATTAAAAATGACACAATCTCATTTTTCTAATCCAACAGGATTAGATGAAGAAGATGATGGTAATCAATCAACTGTTTATGATATGGCATTATTAATGTCTTATTGTTCACAAAATCCTATTTTTAATGATATTGTCATGAAAGAAACGTATTTGCGTGAAGATGGGGGAGGGACTTGGCATAATAAGAATCGTTTATTGAATGAATACGAATATTGCGTGGGTGGTAAAACGGGTTTTACCAAAAAAGCCAAGCGAACATTAGTAACACGAGCAGTTAAAAATGATATTTCATTGATTATTGTGACATTTAATTGTGGTAATGATTTTGAATTTCATAAAGATAAATATGAAGAATGTTTTGAAAAATATCAAAACATTCTGGTATTACCTAAAGGAATCTATCAGTATCATGGACATTCATTTTTAATTGATCAAGATTTGTATTATTGTGGTAATGAAGCTGTGAAAGCTTCAATGATTGGCAATCAGGATTCATTAAAAGTATATGTATCAAAACAGCAAATCTATGAGGTAAAAAAAGAAGCAGGGTTACAGACAATCTTAAGATATTGGATGATTTTATTAGGAGAATTTGTCAATGGCTAA
- the abc-f gene encoding ribosomal protection-like ABC-F family protein, whose amino-acid sequence MALIQIEHLSFCYEGSYDFIFEDVSFQFDTSFKTALIGRNARGKTTFLKLLMGEYEYQGTILLNEACEYFPYHVKDKHIYTLDLCYEIAPDHEQWQFNKELRLLGIDSEDVFYRPFDTLSQGEQTKILLALLFLKKHTFLLIDEPTNHLDQYSREIVARYLKRQTGFLLVSHDRHFIDMCCDHIIAINPTTIEVMNGNFSTWYFEKQKRDENEMLQNAHLKKDIDRLESSCRKSASWSEKVEKTKNGHGHREAGVKPDKGYVGHMAAKMMKRSKNIEKRKNEQIEKKKTLFKDIEIFDDLKMYPFNYFQKNLLSFSHFSLSYDQKCLFHDLSFTIENKERVLLKGRNGCGKSSVLAFILGQDIQYSGQYMKGSQLKISYVPQDCSQICGTYDEMITQQQVDKTLVLTILKKLGFSRLHFEKRLEQLSEGQKKKVMLALSLATSAHLYIWDEPLNYIDIFSRMQIEKLILEYTPTLLLVEHDQFFQEKIATKVIDFDELI is encoded by the coding sequence ATGGCACTTATACAAATTGAACATTTAAGTTTTTGTTATGAAGGAAGTTATGATTTTATTTTTGAAGATGTATCTTTTCAATTTGATACTAGCTTTAAAACTGCCTTAATAGGGCGTAATGCAAGAGGAAAAACAACGTTTTTAAAATTGTTAATGGGAGAATATGAGTATCAAGGGACAATTCTATTGAATGAGGCTTGTGAGTATTTTCCATATCATGTCAAAGATAAACATATTTACACATTGGATTTATGTTATGAGATAGCACCAGATCATGAACAATGGCAATTTAACAAAGAATTGAGATTACTAGGCATTGATAGTGAAGATGTTTTTTATCGTCCATTTGATACATTATCTCAAGGTGAACAAACAAAGATATTATTGGCATTGCTCTTTTTAAAAAAGCATACTTTTTTATTGATTGATGAACCTACCAATCATTTGGATCAATATTCTCGAGAAATTGTTGCACGTTATTTAAAACGTCAAACAGGATTTCTCTTGGTAAGTCATGATCGTCATTTTATTGATATGTGTTGTGATCATATTATTGCGATTAACCCTACAACAATCGAAGTTATGAATGGGAATTTTTCAACTTGGTATTTTGAAAAACAAAAGCGAGATGAAAACGAGATGTTACAAAATGCACATCTTAAAAAAGATATTGATCGTTTAGAATCATCATGTCGTAAGAGTGCATCATGGTCAGAAAAGGTAGAAAAAACAAAAAATGGACATGGTCATCGTGAAGCTGGTGTCAAACCAGACAAAGGTTATGTTGGTCATATGGCTGCTAAAATGATGAAAAGATCTAAAAATATTGAAAAAAGAAAAAATGAACAGATTGAAAAGAAAAAAACACTTTTTAAAGATATAGAGATATTTGATGATTTGAAAATGTATCCATTCAATTATTTTCAAAAAAATTTGTTATCTTTTTCTCACTTTTCATTAAGCTATGATCAAAAATGTTTGTTTCATGATTTATCTTTTACAATTGAGAATAAAGAGCGAGTTCTTTTAAAAGGACGAAATGGATGTGGGAAATCAAGCGTTCTAGCATTTATCCTTGGACAAGATATCCAATATTCTGGACAGTATATGAAAGGTTCTCAGTTAAAGATAAGCTATGTACCACAAGACTGCTCACAAATTTGTGGTACATATGATGAAATGATTACACAGCAGCAAGTTGATAAAACGTTGGTACTTACTATTTTAAAAAAATTAGGGTTTTCTCGTCTTCATTTTGAAAAAAGATTAGAACAATTGAGCGAGGGTCAAAAAAAGAAAGTGATGTTAGCACTTTCGCTTGCGACTTCAGCCCATTTATATATTTGGGATGAACCTTTAAACTATATCGATATTTTTTCAAGAATGCAAATTGAAAAATTGATTTTAGAATATACACCTACACTTTTATTAGTCGAACATGATCAATTTTTTCAAGAAAAAATTGCGACGAAAGTGATTGATTTTGATGAACTTATTTGA
- a CDS encoding VOC family protein, with translation MKYKNTLLVVNDISRSKNFYRRILGLKVIFDFHGRVTLTSGIVLQSYELWKDLIHRSDDEIVLENYASELYFETDDIDELICTLDKANVTLVHPLKEQTWGQRTVRFYDPDGHIIEVGETLKKVAKRLLSQGFSYEETANQMQVPVDYIKNIKF, from the coding sequence ATGAAATACAAAAATACATTACTTGTTGTTAATGACATAAGTCGTTCAAAAAATTTTTATCGTCGCATACTTGGTTTAAAAGTGATATTTGATTTTCATGGTCGTGTTACATTAACTTCTGGGATTGTTTTACAATCATATGAATTATGGAAAGATTTAATTCATCGTAGTGATGATGAAATTGTCTTAGAAAACTATGCAAGTGAACTTTATTTTGAAACTGATGACATTGATGAATTGATATGTACCCTTGATAAAGCCAATGTTACTCTTGTCCATCCTTTAAAAGAACAAACTTGGGGTCAACGTACTGTTCGTTTTTATGATCCTGACGGTCATATCATTGAAGTTGGTGAAACTTTAAAAAAAGTGGCCAAAAGACTCCTCTCTCAAGGTTTTTCTTATGAAGAAACAGCCAATCAAATGCAAGTGCCTGTCGACTATATAAAGAATATCAAATTTTAA
- the cmk gene encoding (d)CMP kinase: MKKISIAIDGPAAAGKSTIAKMVAKNLNYTYIDTGAMYRCVAYYAMKNHIDFEDETGIGELLKNMDIQMLPDGTVHLNHEDVTTYIRENEVSMGASIVSKYAAVRTFLVDKQRQMAQGGGVILDGRDIGTVVLKDAELKIYQIASIECRAMRRHKENIERGLDSDLEAIKAEIAQRDEQDMNRAISPLKKADDAVEIDTSDMSLDEVVAHVMDLVAQRV; this comes from the coding sequence ATGAAAAAAATTTCAATTGCAATTGATGGACCAGCTGCAGCAGGTAAATCAACAATTGCTAAAATGGTTGCAAAAAATTTAAATTATACTTATATTGATACCGGTGCGATGTATCGATGCGTGGCTTATTATGCTATGAAAAATCATATTGATTTTGAAGATGAGACTGGCATTGGAGAATTATTAAAGAACATGGATATTCAAATGTTACCAGATGGAACAGTTCATTTAAATCATGAAGATGTTACAACTTATATACGAGAAAATGAAGTTTCTATGGGAGCAAGTATTGTCTCAAAATACGCTGCAGTTAGAACTTTCTTGGTCGATAAGCAACGTCAAATGGCTCAAGGTGGCGGTGTGATTTTAGATGGGCGTGATATTGGAACAGTTGTTTTAAAGGATGCAGAATTAAAGATTTATCAAATAGCAAGTATTGAATGTCGTGCAATGCGTAGACATAAAGAGAATATAGAAAGAGGATTAGATTCTGATTTAGAGGCTATCAAAGCCGAAATTGCTCAGCGTGATGAGCAGGATATGAATCGTGCAATATCTCCACTTAAAAAGGCTGATGATGCAGTTGAAATTGACACATCAGATATGTCTTTAGATGAAGTTGTGGCACATGTCATGGATTTGGTTGCACAAAGAGTATAG
- a CDS encoding Sir2 family NAD-dependent protein deacetylase, with product MKVIAFTGAGISKQSHIPTFMERPDVREKLFRDYANTHHEEYNEVIKQLKANMNGAKPNDAHIALAEYNIPVITMNIDGLHQLAGTDALELHGGLPEDDEMDMAYSLYNKPVLYGDPAPNYQRAYAMVYGLQPGDVLLVIGCSFHTAIAVDLREVAKSRGARIIEIQEDAAHNVRKVLEELLK from the coding sequence ATGAAAGTAATAGCTTTTACAGGAGCTGGAATATCTAAGCAATCTCATATTCCAACCTTTATGGAACGACCAGATGTCAGAGAAAAACTATTTAGGGATTATGCTAATACACATCATGAAGAATATAATGAAGTCATTAAACAACTCAAAGCCAATATGAATGGTGCAAAACCAAATGATGCACATATTGCTTTGGCTGAATACAATATTCCAGTTATTACGATGAATATTGATGGTTTACATCAATTAGCAGGAACAGATGCATTAGAGTTACATGGTGGACTTCCTGAAGATGATGAAATGGACATGGCTTATTCTTTATATAATAAGCCAGTATTATATGGTGATCCTGCACCAAATTATCAAAGAGCTTATGCAATGGTATATGGATTACAGCCAGGAGATGTTTTGCTGGTGATTGGATGTTCGTTTCACACCGCGATTGCTGTTGATTTAAGGGAAGTTGCAAAGAGTCGAGGGGCAAGAATTATTGAAATACAAGAAGATGCAGCTCATAATGTCAGAAAAGTATTAGAAGAATTGTTAAAATAA
- a CDS encoding stage VI sporulation protein F yields MIKLDKQDKLLDKVSSKTHVSKQDILSLASDLQTKDLNNDENIKEFVYKISKMTNKQVKPEQMNKIINVIKNNQIPADIDKFV; encoded by the coding sequence GTGATCAAATTGGATAAACAAGATAAGTTATTAGACAAAGTCTCAAGTAAGACCCATGTCTCAAAACAGGATATTTTATCACTTGCGAGTGATCTGCAAACAAAAGATTTGAACAATGATGAAAACATTAAAGAATTTGTTTACAAGATTTCAAAGATGACAAATAAGCAAGTGAAACCAGAACAAATGAATAAAATTATTAATGTTATTAAGAATAATCAAATTCCTGCTGATATTGATAAATTTGTTTAG
- a CDS encoding ferredoxin: MYKVNENCIGCGACTAVCPEVFDLNGDGLAENIIGEVPAELEDSAKEAMESCPVAAIVNE; the protein is encoded by the coding sequence ATGTATAAAGTTAATGAAAATTGTATTGGATGCGGTGCTTGTACAGCTGTATGTCCAGAAGTTTTTGATTTAAATGGTGATGGATTAGCAGAAAACATTATTGGTGAAGTCCCTGCTGAATTAGAAGATTCTGCTAAAGAAGCTATGGAATCTTGTCCAGTTGCTGCTATCGTTAATGAATAG